GGTGGCAGGTATGATGTGGGCGTGAGAATTAGTCTGTCTGACATTATCACGCTATGGGGCGTACAACTGGCGCGCTGGTGGTGTCAAAGTAATAATAAATGACTATATTAGAAATAGACTCGCGTATAAAAATAATAACGGCGCCGACACGGACCCCGGAAATGACCCTCAGGAGATTAGGTACCAACGAAATCAGATATTCTGGGTTCAAAAGTCACGCCTTGCTTGGATGTATGTAGTTACCAAGCTCAGAATCTCGAGGTATCGGAGGTTGTGTGGAGTTTTCTTACAACCTTAAATTCTCCATTCCTATCTCCGAAACATGGGACGAGGCTCGCGATAGGGCTGTGCAAAACACTGTCGTTCGTGTTCGAGGTCCGCGAAACGCAAAGGCGGATGCGTGTCTTTGCCGCTTTCTTGGGTTGTTGGTATTTCTTGGCTTATTTGGGGTCAGATTTATGTCCTCGTCTCCTTCTGCAAAACTCACTTGAAAATCATTTGTAAGCTGATATGTTGTTTTGGGCCCCTATTCCAAACTTAGTGGGGCCTCATTTTTGgctttttgtgtttttgagGTGCACTTTTTTTGGGAGTGGTCCAATTAAGCTCCGTTGGGACCAAAACAGATAGGGATTGCTTTTGTGTACATAATACTATTCCCTACCTGACATCACCACTCGAGGATAAGGAGGTCATTGGGGTGGTTGGATCAATCTTCAGATACGTGATACGGACACTACGAGCTTCATATACACCCACACGCATTAATTCGCCCGACAAATAACGCCAGCCGCACACTAATACGCAAGACACTCCACAAGACGCCATGGGATGCACGAGTTCGAAGGAGGTCAAGCCTGGACCTAGCGGACCCTCCGCAACGGCAGGGAAGGCGAAACCAGCTAATACGGCGTCAAATTCGACAGCAAACACGAATTCCGCCGCCACCGCAAATGCAAACGCAACCAGCACGGCCAACaacacaactacaacccCGAACAGCGCACCAAAGGCCAGAGCTGGTGCAAACGACGCCACTAACGACACCGCCAACACGCCagatgaagagaaggaagtGAAGACGCTTCTGCTGGGTTCCGGAGAGTCCGGAAAGtccaccatcatcaagcAGATGAAAATCATCCACCAGAATGGCTACACAGACTCCGAGCTCTATCTGTTCAAGAGCACCATCTATAAGAACCTGTTGGATTGCGGTCGGGCTCTGCTGGCCGCCGTTGATAAGTTTGGACTGCAGGAGGAGCTTGCTGCCGAGGTTGgccacagcaacaagaCAGAGGCCATGGAGGCCAACGATTTTGACTTTGTGGAAGACAAGGTCAATGAGGCAGAGCACCCAGTCTACACAGGTGGTAGAGGAGGCGTGGAGCAGTTCCAGATCATCTTGGACACCCCCAACCCCAATGATAACAACACCAGCCTGAGCCCAGAGCTGGTGGATGCTTTGGATGCACTGTGGAAGACTGCGGTCGTGCAGGAGAAGCTTCTCAAGGGTCTGCGAAACCAGTTCTACCTGATGGACTCGGGCCCCTACTTTTTCCACAACCTACAGCGTCTCGGAGGAGCCCAGTACATACCCACTCAGGACGATATTCTGCGAGCCCGAATAAAAACTACTGGTATCTATGAGACCAAATTCCGACTGGGCTCGCATTTGATTCACATGTACGATGTGGGAGGACAACGGTCAGaacgaaaaaaatggaTTCACTGCTTTGAGAATGTCACCTTGATCATCTTCTGTGTGGCTCTGTCCGAGTACGACCAGGTTCTGttggaggaaaagaaggagaacagAATGAACGAATCGTTGGTTCTGTTCGACTCGATCATCAACTCACGTTGGTTTGTACGAACTTCTGTCGTTCTCTTCCTGAACAAGATTGATGTCTTCACCGAAAAACTTCCTCTTTCGCCCCTAGAGAACCAGTTCCCTGATTACATGGGCGGAAacgacatcaacaaggGTGCCAAGTACATCTTGTGGCGTTTTACCCAAATGAACCGGGCTGGACTCAACATATACCCTCATTTGACTCAGGCCACTGACACCTCCAACATTCGACTGGTGTTTGCTGCCATCAAAGAGACCATCCTGCAGAACGCTCTCCAGGACGCCGGTATCCTGACTTGATGTTGACATTgactgtacagtaccattATATAACTTCCATTATTACTAatttgtatatatatatatattgatGATGTAACGTAGAACCGTATGTATAACAGCCAGGTGAACTGGAGGCAGAGAGCACAAATTTGCTACGCGGATCTTGGAAAAAACAACCTTTCAACAGTAGAACAATGGTTTATTACATCACAAATGTATTGGTTCTCGAAGTAAGTATCAGCGCTATGGATTTTGATGAATTCGTTCACTTTTCCCATTCTTCCCACATTTCTTCTTCATAGGTCGTCACCTTCGGGCCAGCAACACCAGGTGTACAAAAACTGGTCCCACCAGTTCTTTGTTTCCCCTTTCGTTATCGGGGCATCTGTTTGGGGTCTGGCAGTATCAAAATCGGGTGTGGGTGATCTTTCTCGGGTCTGTCCAGCAATTGGAGCTCTAGAATAGGGATGAACAGCTCCTGGAACGTATCCATGATGGGATCTTCCACGATTTAGTCGTCGTGGGATATGCTTACTCTCCATTTCTGCCTGTTGAGGTGTCAACGGAGTGAGTGTTGGTGTCTCAAAAACCGGCATCCGAGGGGACGAGGTATCGAATACAGGGTTGAAGGGACCAATAGCGCTTGGAATGAACTTGTTTCGGATCTCACCTCCATCAATTTGTTCAGGAGATTCAGAGTGTGATGACTCCGTTTCAATTTGGTCACTAATCTCATGTGAAGCCATGTATAGCTCAAGGCCGTTGTCCACTTTGGAGAAACTTCGCTTGCGTCCCTCATATTGGGCTCCATGTAGGGCCACTGGGCCAGAGACTCCTGCACCCACCCACCCCATCATGTATGTGTAATCTGCAGCTGTCTGGGGTGTCAGTTGTCGGTATCCTGCAACGACCTCCTTGGCATTAGGCAACGTTGTGGTATCATCGTTTTGACTCTGGCTGTTATACTGGCTGCTCTCGTTAGAGATGGCTGCCTGTGGGGCTATCATGGCAGCCACATTTGTAGATACGT
The Yarrowia lipolytica chromosome 1A, complete sequence genome window above contains:
- a CDS encoding uncharacterized protein (Compare to YALI0A09592g, similar to uniprot|P10823 Saccharomyces cerevisiae YER020w GPA2 guanine nucleotide-binding regulatory protein), which encodes MGCTSSKEVKPGPSGPSATAGKAKPANTASNSTANTNSAATANANATSTANNTTTTPNSAPKARAGANDATNDTANTPDEEKEVKTLLLGSGESGKSTIIKQMKIIHQNGYTDSELYLFKSTIYKNLLDCGRALLAAVDKFGLQEELAAEVGHSNKTEAMEANDFDFVEDKVNEAEHPVYTGGRGGVEQFQIILDTPNPNDNNTSLSPELVDALDALWKTAVVQEKLLKGLRNQFYLMDSGPYFFHNLQRLGGAQYIPTQDDILRARIKTTGIYETKFRLGSHLIHMYDVGGQRSERKKWIHCFENVTLIIFCVALSEYDQVLLEEKKENRMNESLVLFDSIINSRWFVRTSVVLFLNKIDVFTEKLPLSPLENQFPDYMGGNDINKGAKYILWRFTQMNRAGLNIYPHLTQATDTSNIRLVFAAIKETILQNALQDAGILT
- a CDS encoding uncharacterized protein (Compare to YALI0A09614g, no similarity), whose amino-acid sequence is MSLKPDPVVISIEENTSNVTVGSTNRQTQDSPFSRSPNNSTDTSTSTMDTEEVIDVSTNVAAMIAPQAAISNESSQYNSQSQNDDTTTLPNAKEVVAGYRQLTPQTAADYTYMMGWVGAGVSGPVALHGAQYEGRKRSFSKVDNGLELYMASHEISDQIETESSHSESPEQIDGGEIRNKFIPSAIGPFNPVFDTSSPRMPVFETPTLTPLTPQQAEMESKHIPRRLNRGRSHHGYVPGAVHPYSRAPIAGQTRERSPTPDFDTARPQTDAPITKGETKNWWDQFLYTWCCWPEGDDL